In Halodesulfovibrio sp., the following are encoded in one genomic region:
- the alaS gene encoding alanine--tRNA ligase, with the protein MITANEIREKFLKFFEDKGHEIVSSSSLIPADDPTLLFTNAGMVQFKKTFLGQEKRAYVRATTSQKCLRVGGKHNDLENVGRTARHHTFFEMLGNFSFGDYFKKDAIRYAWEFITEELGLPKEKLYITIYNDDDEAKELWISEAGVSEDRIFRLGEKDNFWSMGDTGPCGPCTEIHIDQGEHMTCGPDCGIGKCDCDRFLEIWNLVFMQFNQDEQGVRTPLPKPNIDTGMGLERIAAVCQGVYSNYDTDLFLEFINFTADLAGVTYKKDGDDVDTALRVIADHSRAIAFMISDGILPSNEGRGYVLRRLIRRAYRFGRLMGLSGCYIHKSVAKVVEVMGEHYPELCDNADFMDRVVIMEEEGFNKTLDKGLALLEDELLAVENTAEKTLKGETVFKLYDTFGFPIDIINDIAEKRGIAVDEEGFNTFMAEQKQRAKAAWKGAAGDTLAARFQSLLEEGLRSEFVGYITLGTESRIAVLMNEDAETVDSLAAGQKGYFVSSKTPFYGESGGQSGDHGVVSADSGEARVLDTLKPNAELTVHHIEVSEGTIRNEQAVNLQVSEELRLASARNHTCTHLLHAALRRVLGDHVKQSGSLVTPDRLRFDFTHISALTPEEIKAIELDVNAAIMANIPLDVAEMEYDKAVEKGAMALFGEKYEDQVRVVAIGDNSVELCGGTHLSATGQAGSFFILSDGGVAAGIRRIEAATGFNALNLSLGNREELQEIASMVKGKAGDVANRVKGLQQENRSLRKDMEKLAAKAASSQGGDLMSNVADINGVKVLAARVDVPNVKALRDIMDDIRSKLGSGIACLASADSEGKVTLLVAVTKDLTDKFKAGQLIGQIAGEVGGKGGGRPDMAQAGGNNADGINAAFDKLKELVQG; encoded by the coding sequence GTGATTACCGCAAACGAAATTCGAGAGAAGTTTCTCAAGTTCTTTGAGGACAAGGGACACGAAATTGTTTCTTCTTCATCTCTTATTCCCGCTGATGACCCTACTCTGCTCTTCACTAACGCAGGCATGGTTCAGTTTAAAAAAACCTTCCTCGGTCAGGAAAAACGAGCGTATGTACGAGCCACTACTTCACAGAAGTGTCTGCGCGTAGGCGGCAAACATAACGACCTTGAAAACGTAGGTAGAACAGCGCGTCACCACACATTTTTTGAAATGCTCGGTAACTTCAGCTTTGGCGATTACTTCAAAAAAGATGCAATCCGCTACGCTTGGGAGTTTATTACAGAAGAACTCGGTCTTCCTAAAGAGAAACTCTACATTACCATCTACAACGATGATGACGAAGCAAAAGAGTTGTGGATTTCTGAAGCTGGAGTATCAGAAGATAGAATCTTCCGTCTCGGCGAAAAAGACAACTTCTGGTCAATGGGCGATACCGGCCCTTGCGGTCCTTGTACCGAAATCCATATCGATCAGGGCGAACACATGACCTGTGGCCCAGATTGCGGCATCGGTAAGTGTGACTGTGACCGATTCCTTGAAATCTGGAACCTCGTTTTCATGCAGTTCAACCAAGATGAACAAGGCGTTCGCACTCCGCTTCCTAAGCCGAACATTGATACCGGTATGGGTCTGGAACGTATTGCAGCGGTATGTCAGGGTGTATACTCCAACTACGATACCGACCTTTTCCTCGAATTCATCAATTTCACAGCTGACCTTGCAGGCGTGACCTACAAAAAAGACGGCGACGACGTAGATACTGCTCTTCGCGTTATCGCTGACCACAGCCGCGCCATTGCATTCATGATTAGCGACGGAATTCTTCCATCTAACGAAGGTCGTGGATACGTACTCCGCCGCCTTATCCGTCGTGCATACCGCTTTGGTCGCCTGATGGGTCTTTCCGGCTGCTACATCCACAAGTCCGTTGCTAAGGTTGTTGAAGTCATGGGTGAACACTACCCAGAACTTTGCGACAATGCAGACTTCATGGACCGTGTTGTCATCATGGAAGAAGAAGGCTTCAACAAAACGCTTGATAAAGGTCTTGCCCTGCTTGAAGACGAACTTCTTGCTGTTGAGAATACTGCTGAAAAAACACTCAAAGGCGAAACAGTATTTAAACTGTACGATACCTTCGGGTTCCCTATCGACATCATCAACGATATTGCGGAAAAACGTGGTATTGCTGTTGACGAAGAAGGTTTCAACACATTTATGGCAGAACAAAAACAGCGCGCTAAAGCTGCTTGGAAAGGCGCTGCTGGCGACACCCTTGCTGCACGATTCCAGTCTCTTCTTGAAGAAGGTCTGCGTAGCGAATTTGTAGGATACATTACTCTTGGTACAGAAAGCCGCATTGCAGTACTTATGAATGAAGATGCTGAAACCGTTGATTCACTCGCTGCTGGTCAAAAAGGCTACTTCGTATCCAGCAAGACTCCATTCTACGGTGAATCCGGCGGTCAGTCCGGCGACCACGGCGTTGTTTCTGCTGATTCCGGTGAAGCAAGAGTTCTCGATACTCTCAAGCCAAACGCAGAACTGACTGTGCATCACATTGAAGTTTCAGAAGGCACTATCCGCAATGAGCAGGCTGTAAACTTACAGGTAAGCGAAGAGTTACGCCTCGCCTCTGCACGTAACCACACCTGCACTCACTTGCTCCATGCTGCACTGCGCCGCGTACTTGGTGACCATGTGAAGCAGTCCGGCTCTCTGGTAACTCCAGATCGCCTGCGCTTCGACTTCACACACATTTCTGCTCTGACTCCAGAAGAAATTAAAGCAATTGAGCTGGATGTGAACGCAGCAATCATGGCAAACATTCCGCTTGATGTAGCTGAAATGGAATACGATAAAGCCGTTGAGAAAGGCGCTATGGCTCTCTTTGGTGAGAAATACGAAGATCAGGTTCGTGTTGTTGCTATCGGTGACAATTCAGTTGAGCTTTGCGGTGGTACTCACCTTTCCGCAACAGGTCAGGCTGGCTCCTTCTTTATCTTATCCGATGGCGGCGTTGCTGCTGGTATTCGCCGTATCGAAGCTGCAACGGGCTTCAATGCACTCAATCTTTCCCTTGGTAACCGTGAAGAACTGCAAGAAATTGCAAGCATGGTAAAAGGCAAAGCTGGCGATGTTGCAAACCGCGTTAAAGGCTTACAGCAGGAAAACCGCTCCTTACGTAAAGACATGGAAAAACTTGCTGCCAAAGCAGCTTCCAGTCAGGGCGGCGACCTGATGTCCAATGTTGCTGATATTAACGGCGTAAAAGTACTCGCAGCACGCGTTGACGTTCCTAACGTGAAAGCACTGCGTGACATCATGGATGACATTCGTTCTAAGCTCGGCTCCGGCATCGCATGTCTTGCAAGCGCAGACAGCGAAGGCAAAGTAACCTTGCTCGTGGCTGTGACTAAAGATCTCACTGACAAGTTCAAAGCTGGTCAGCTCATCGGTCAAATTGCAGGTGAAGTTGGCGGTAAAGGCGGTGGACGTCCTGATATGGCTCAAGCTGGCGGTAACAATGCTGACGGTATCAACGCAGCATTTGACAAACTTAAAGAGCTTGTACAGGGCTAA
- the recA gene encoding recombinase RecA has product MATKSAMSPEDMRREALSTAMSTIQRKYGQGSVMKLNDDAHVAIPVIPTGSITLDLALGIGGIPKGRVTEIYGPESSGKTTLALHAIAQCQKQGGTAAFIDAEHALDPTYARRLGVDTEALLISQPDYGEQALDIADMLVRSGAVDIIVIDSVAALIPQSELEGNMGETQVGSQARLMSHALRKLTGTIHKSSVSVIFINQIRMKIGTMGYGNPETTTGGNALKFYSSIRIDVRRIQSLKDKDEVFGNRTRAKIVKNKVAPPFREALFDILYGTGISRTGELLDLGVEHGIVDKSGAWYAYGSERLGQGKENVRAFLNENDAIRDQIEKKLLTHLGVIEEETEEAKPEQAAAPAKKSSKK; this is encoded by the coding sequence ATGGCTACTAAATCCGCAATGAGTCCGGAAGACATGCGTCGTGAGGCTCTTAGCACAGCAATGAGCACTATTCAGCGAAAATACGGACAAGGCTCCGTAATGAAGCTGAATGATGATGCACATGTCGCAATTCCTGTTATTCCAACCGGCTCAATCACACTCGATCTCGCATTGGGCATCGGCGGTATTCCTAAAGGTCGCGTAACAGAAATTTATGGTCCGGAATCTTCCGGTAAAACCACCCTTGCGCTGCATGCCATTGCTCAGTGCCAGAAGCAGGGCGGAACAGCTGCTTTTATTGATGCAGAGCATGCTCTTGACCCTACATATGCACGCCGCCTTGGTGTAGACACTGAAGCATTACTTATTTCGCAGCCAGACTACGGCGAGCAGGCTCTCGACATTGCAGATATGCTTGTACGCTCCGGTGCTGTTGATATTATTGTTATCGACTCCGTTGCTGCGCTCATTCCGCAGTCCGAACTGGAAGGCAACATGGGTGAAACACAGGTAGGCAGTCAGGCTCGCCTTATGTCCCATGCTTTGCGTAAGCTTACCGGCACAATCCATAAATCCAGCGTAAGTGTTATCTTCATTAACCAGATTCGTATGAAGATCGGCACAATGGGATACGGCAATCCGGAAACAACCACTGGCGGTAACGCACTTAAATTCTACTCTTCTATCCGTATTGACGTACGCCGCATCCAGTCCCTCAAAGACAAAGACGAAGTTTTCGGTAACCGCACACGCGCAAAAATCGTTAAAAACAAGGTTGCGCCGCCATTCCGCGAAGCTTTATTCGATATTTTATACGGAACTGGCATTTCCCGCACTGGCGAATTGCTTGATCTTGGTGTAGAACACGGCATAGTAGATAAAAGTGGTGCCTGGTATGCGTACGGCTCTGAACGATTAGGTCAGGGTAAGGAAAACGTTCGAGCGTTCTTGAACGAAAATGACGCAATCAGAGACCAGATTGAAAAGAAATTACTCACACATCTGGGCGTAATCGAGGAAGAGACTGAAGAGGCAAAGCCGGAACAGGCTGCTGCACCTGCCAAAAAATCTTCCAAAAAATAG
- a CDS encoding tRNA(5-methylaminomethyl-2-thiouridylate) methyltransferase, whose protein sequence is MEKVTKQYDAVALLSGGLDSLLAVKVIQDQGLRVKGLHFVTPFFGKPHLVRRWEKLYGMEIDAVDVSEEYVRMMVERPVHGFGKTLNPCVDCKILMLRKAHELMGKYGAKFIISGEVIGQRPMSQRRDTLNVIKRDADVQSVLLRPLCALCLDPTPMEESGLVQRDKLLGLFGRGRKEQLRLAEHYGFTEIPSPGGGCRLTERENGRRYWPVLKYSPKPSVADFKLANVGRQYWSGKHWMAVGRNQMDNESLLKIKLDTDLVFKVVDFPGPISIGRQFEGAPWSDEVIADAAAWAASYSPKAKKAGVPVQVSVVTKGKENEEERILTVTPLRETPMGWAEWLWPDAKEEIRAEARARAK, encoded by the coding sequence ATGGAAAAGGTAACGAAGCAATATGACGCCGTGGCATTATTATCCGGCGGACTGGATTCTCTGCTTGCTGTAAAGGTTATACAGGATCAGGGGCTTAGGGTTAAAGGGTTGCATTTTGTAACTCCGTTTTTTGGTAAACCTCATTTGGTACGCCGTTGGGAAAAATTATACGGCATGGAAATCGACGCAGTTGATGTTTCCGAAGAATATGTGCGTATGATGGTTGAGCGTCCTGTGCATGGATTCGGTAAAACGCTGAATCCGTGTGTAGACTGCAAAATTTTGATGCTCAGAAAAGCCCATGAGTTAATGGGTAAATATGGTGCCAAATTTATCATTTCCGGCGAAGTGATAGGGCAGCGCCCTATGTCGCAGCGTAGAGACACTCTTAATGTTATTAAGCGTGATGCAGACGTGCAGTCAGTGCTGCTTCGTCCTTTATGTGCGCTGTGTCTCGATCCGACTCCGATGGAAGAGTCCGGACTTGTTCAGCGCGACAAGCTGCTTGGACTCTTCGGGCGAGGTCGTAAAGAGCAACTTAGGCTTGCAGAGCACTACGGCTTTACGGAAATTCCTTCTCCGGGGGGCGGCTGTAGATTGACAGAGCGCGAAAATGGTCGGCGGTACTGGCCTGTGCTTAAGTATTCACCAAAACCTTCTGTTGCCGATTTTAAATTAGCTAATGTTGGACGTCAGTACTGGTCTGGCAAGCATTGGATGGCTGTCGGTAGAAATCAGATGGACAACGAATCCCTTCTTAAGATAAAGCTGGATACAGACCTTGTTTTTAAGGTGGTTGATTTCCCTGGACCTATTTCAATTGGTCGCCAGTTTGAGGGAGCACCGTGGTCTGATGAGGTGATTGCAGATGCAGCAGCTTGGGCAGCATCGTATTCTCCAAAAGCAAAAAAAGCTGGCGTTCCTGTTCAAGTAAGTGTAGTAACTAAAGGCAAGGAGAACGAAGAAGAACGTATCCTTACTGTTACTCCATTGCGAGAAACACCAATGGGCTGGGCAGAATGGCTCTGGCCTGATGCAAAAGAAGAAATACGCGCTGAGGCTCGTGCCCGCGCGAAATAA
- a CDS encoding sodium-dependent transporter has translation MTSPVKNRDGFATALGVLTATLGSAVGLGNIWKFPYMTGEGGGAAFLIVYLLATLVVGLPVMISEIMLGRKARQNAIGTWHKIAPGSPWFLVGCAGVLAAFCIMAFYTDVAGWVFAFVVKAASGQLNGLDKSVGEAAFGSMVSDPFGSLAWQWFVLALVAFILIAGVSKGIEKTTKILMPVLFLMLCAICVRSLMLPDASKGLAFLFAPDFSKITVEVVLNAMGLAFFKLSLGMGTMMTYGSYFLDEADIPKTTMRVMLADLTVSMLAGIAIFPAVFNYGLEPTAGPGLVFMTMPAVFSALPAGQLFMTLFFVLTSVATIGAMCSLFEVPVAFLIETIPSCSRKVATIAVALGIGLCGVPATLSFSTFADVTFFGKNFFDLYDFLSSNILLPTGGAFICLFVGWVWGWERSKECLSNGGAIANEGVLKAWFFLVKWVTPILVFIVLLKGLGAF, from the coding sequence ATGACGTCTCCTGTGAAAAATCGTGATGGGTTCGCCACTGCTCTTGGTGTTCTCACTGCGACATTAGGCTCAGCAGTTGGCCTTGGTAACATTTGGAAATTCCCGTACATGACAGGCGAAGGCGGCGGTGCTGCTTTCCTGATCGTATATTTGCTTGCGACGCTTGTGGTCGGACTCCCTGTAATGATTAGTGAAATTATGCTTGGTCGTAAGGCTCGGCAGAATGCCATTGGTACATGGCACAAAATTGCTCCTGGTTCACCGTGGTTCCTCGTTGGTTGTGCTGGTGTTCTGGCTGCTTTTTGTATCATGGCGTTCTACACAGACGTAGCAGGATGGGTTTTTGCCTTTGTTGTAAAAGCGGCTTCCGGTCAACTGAACGGTCTTGACAAATCTGTAGGTGAAGCAGCATTCGGCTCCATGGTTTCTGATCCTTTCGGTTCATTAGCATGGCAGTGGTTTGTACTTGCTCTTGTTGCATTTATTCTCATCGCTGGTGTTTCTAAAGGTATTGAAAAAACAACAAAAATTTTGATGCCAGTGCTGTTCCTCATGCTGTGTGCAATCTGTGTGCGCTCTCTTATGCTGCCAGATGCCAGCAAAGGTCTTGCTTTTCTTTTTGCACCTGATTTTTCCAAGATTACTGTAGAAGTTGTACTCAATGCTATGGGGCTTGCATTCTTCAAGCTTTCTCTCGGCATGGGCACTATGATGACCTACGGTAGTTACTTCCTTGATGAAGCAGACATTCCGAAAACGACTATGCGAGTAATGCTTGCAGACCTTACCGTTTCTATGCTTGCAGGTATCGCTATTTTCCCGGCTGTATTCAACTACGGCTTGGAGCCTACAGCAGGTCCGGGTCTGGTATTCATGACAATGCCAGCTGTATTCAGCGCGCTTCCTGCTGGACAGCTTTTCATGACATTGTTCTTCGTGCTCACATCCGTTGCCACTATCGGCGCTATGTGTTCCCTGTTCGAAGTACCTGTAGCATTTCTTATTGAAACTATCCCTTCCTGTTCCCGTAAAGTTGCAACAATTGCTGTTGCTCTCGGTATCGGGCTTTGCGGTGTGCCTGCAACATTGTCATTCAGCACGTTTGCGGATGTTACGTTTTTTGGCAAAAACTTCTTCGATCTCTATGACTTCCTCAGCTCAAATATTCTCCTGCCAACTGGTGGCGCGTTTATCTGCCTGTTCGTAGGCTGGGTATGGGGTTGGGAACGCTCTAAAGAATGCCTTAGCAATGGTGGTGCTATTGCCAACGAAGGTGTACTCAAAGCTTGGTTCTTCCTTGTAAAATGGGTCACTCCGATTCTTGTATTTATTGTACTGCTCAAAGGGCTTGGTGCATTTTAG
- the treS gene encoding maltose alpha-D-glucosyltransferase: protein MPKKTVSDAENVTWYKDAIIYELHIKSFYDSNGSGKGDIQGVVDKLDYLQDLGVTAIWLLPFFPSPLRDDGYDIQDYMNVNPDYGTIPDIKKLIREAHKRDLRVIIELVLNHTSDQHEWFKRARLAPAGSSHRNFYVWSDTPDKYSDARIIFKDFEPSNWSWDPVAKAYYWHRFYHHQPDLNYENPQVHKAVFKVFDFWFKMGVDGVRLDAVPYLYEEEGTNCENLPKTFAFLKKLRARLDERYTGRMLLAEANQWPEDAARYFGDGDACHMSFHFPLMPRMFMSIEMEDRYPIIDILEQTPSIPENAQWAIFLRNHDELTLEMVTDEERDYMYRMYARDPKSRINLGIRRRLAPLLGNDRRKIELMNVMLFSMPGTPVLYYGDEICMGDNYYLGDRNGVRTPMQWSADRNAGFSRANPQSLFLPVIIDPEYHYEAINVETAQCSKSSLFWWLKGIIAMRKKYPAFARGSVSFLMPDNHRVLAFIRSYNEQNILIVCNLSRFPQAASLDLSGYEGCEPIELMSHTKFPMVRTAMYDLTLNPHGYFMFILHRNVDEEVARSEVVPTIESSTTVNMFDEDFRSGLEGVLPAYFIRRNKIIGSNAILREISIREALPFGSETEQCWLLVVEIRFMQKPPELYTLFVSRVEGAAATDIITARTSELICVVTNEGEEAALVEGFIEGWSCDSFISLYKQVKSVSGRNGVFTVLQDRRRLPVFKHCLGWWKDYPESSAVICGDDLFFRMYRRLSDGINPDAEMLEHLSVNCHFPNVPRYFGAVKYVCERGDEHYIGAYSQYTHSESDVMQMVVDSITRFYEERLTIDSTIEKAPEELDADVYEIAFERPDLNNAEVLTDADVTVFTLLGKRLGEMHLALARKNSGKHFSPEAYSKLYARSVYQSVQSVMKRTMERLHRNRGKLSSHVIPLVDQVLERKQKLLSDAKQFLEHRYNCKKIRLHGSLHLRRIFYTGKDFLFVNFEGQKYRSFTARRLKDSGLRDVVDVLDSLQDTVLRVLYDASFIRSEDKEKLEIWAEVWRRHAGGVFLRSYAETVSESKLLPDDAEALRCMVDVFCMQKKFNDLRQFESMNVAELEIALRGVLNMHCPQSATECDHKNK, encoded by the coding sequence ATGCCCAAAAAAACAGTCTCTGATGCTGAAAATGTTACATGGTACAAAGATGCGATTATTTACGAGCTGCACATTAAATCGTTTTACGACTCTAATGGTAGCGGTAAAGGGGATATTCAGGGGGTTGTAGACAAGCTTGACTATCTGCAAGATTTGGGAGTCACCGCCATCTGGTTGTTGCCTTTCTTTCCGTCACCGTTGCGGGATGACGGCTATGATATTCAAGATTACATGAATGTTAATCCCGACTACGGGACAATTCCAGATATAAAAAAGCTTATCCGCGAAGCACACAAACGTGATTTGCGCGTTATTATTGAGCTGGTTTTAAATCATACATCAGACCAGCATGAATGGTTTAAACGTGCACGCCTAGCTCCTGCCGGTTCTTCTCATAGGAATTTTTACGTCTGGAGTGATACTCCGGATAAGTATTCTGATGCACGAATAATTTTCAAGGATTTCGAGCCTTCTAATTGGAGCTGGGACCCTGTTGCTAAGGCGTACTACTGGCATAGGTTTTATCATCATCAGCCGGATTTGAATTATGAGAACCCGCAGGTGCACAAAGCCGTGTTTAAGGTATTCGACTTTTGGTTTAAAATGGGCGTGGATGGTGTGCGGCTCGATGCTGTTCCCTATCTTTATGAAGAAGAAGGGACAAATTGCGAAAATTTACCAAAGACATTTGCATTTTTGAAAAAACTCCGTGCCCGCTTGGATGAACGATATACGGGACGCATGCTCCTTGCGGAGGCAAACCAATGGCCGGAAGATGCTGCAAGATATTTTGGCGATGGGGATGCCTGCCATATGTCTTTCCATTTTCCGTTGATGCCTCGCATGTTTATGTCAATTGAAATGGAAGACAGATATCCTATTATTGATATTTTAGAACAAACTCCGTCGATACCGGAAAATGCACAATGGGCGATTTTTTTACGCAACCATGATGAACTGACGCTTGAGATGGTAACGGATGAAGAGCGCGACTATATGTACCGAATGTACGCGCGTGACCCCAAGAGCAGGATCAATCTTGGCATCCGTCGCAGGCTTGCGCCGCTTTTGGGAAATGATCGGCGTAAGATAGAGTTGATGAATGTAATGCTGTTCTCCATGCCGGGAACTCCGGTATTGTATTATGGTGATGAAATATGCATGGGCGATAATTACTATCTTGGTGATCGCAACGGGGTTCGTACGCCGATGCAGTGGAGTGCAGACCGAAATGCAGGTTTTTCCAGAGCCAATCCGCAAAGTCTTTTTTTACCTGTAATTATTGACCCTGAATATCATTATGAGGCCATTAATGTAGAAACCGCGCAATGCAGTAAATCATCTTTGTTCTGGTGGCTGAAAGGGATAATTGCAATGCGGAAAAAATATCCTGCATTTGCACGAGGCTCTGTGTCTTTTTTGATGCCGGATAATCATAGAGTTCTGGCGTTTATTCGTTCTTACAATGAGCAGAATATTTTGATTGTCTGCAATTTATCACGTTTTCCACAGGCAGCCTCACTAGACCTTTCGGGCTATGAAGGGTGTGAGCCTATTGAACTTATGTCGCACACGAAATTTCCTATGGTGCGGACGGCAATGTATGACCTTACATTGAACCCGCATGGTTATTTCATGTTCATTTTACATAGGAACGTCGATGAGGAAGTAGCGCGGTCCGAAGTGGTTCCGACTATCGAATCTTCCACAACAGTTAATATGTTTGACGAAGACTTCAGAAGCGGACTTGAAGGTGTGCTACCAGCGTACTTTATTCGAAGGAATAAAATTATTGGCAGTAATGCAATATTGCGGGAAATCTCCATCCGTGAGGCTTTGCCGTTTGGCAGCGAAACAGAGCAGTGCTGGCTTCTTGTTGTAGAAATTCGTTTTATGCAAAAACCGCCAGAGCTATACACATTGTTTGTCAGTAGGGTAGAAGGCGCAGCCGCGACGGATATCATTACAGCTCGAACGTCTGAGTTAATCTGTGTTGTGACTAATGAAGGCGAAGAAGCTGCACTAGTGGAAGGTTTTATAGAGGGCTGGAGCTGCGATTCTTTTATTTCGCTATATAAACAGGTGAAGTCTGTTTCCGGTAGAAACGGTGTCTTTACTGTATTGCAGGATAGACGCAGATTGCCTGTGTTCAAACATTGTCTTGGATGGTGGAAAGATTATCCTGAATCCAGTGCTGTTATCTGTGGGGATGACTTGTTCTTTCGGATGTACCGAAGGTTAAGCGATGGCATTAATCCTGATGCTGAAATGTTGGAGCATCTGTCCGTTAACTGCCATTTCCCTAATGTGCCGCGGTATTTTGGGGCAGTTAAATATGTATGTGAACGTGGTGATGAACATTATATAGGGGCGTACAGTCAATATACGCATTCTGAATCTGATGTAATGCAGATGGTCGTAGATAGTATTACGCGATTTTATGAAGAGCGGTTGACTATTGATAGTACGATAGAGAAGGCTCCAGAGGAGCTGGACGCCGATGTGTATGAGATTGCATTTGAACGCCCAGATTTGAACAACGCAGAAGTGTTGACAGATGCTGATGTGACTGTGTTCACCCTGCTGGGGAAAAGGCTGGGTGAAATGCATCTGGCATTGGCGAGAAAGAATTCAGGAAAGCATTTTTCTCCAGAAGCGTATTCCAAGCTGTATGCCCGTTCTGTTTATCAAAGTGTCCAGAGCGTTATGAAACGCACCATGGAGCGCCTACATCGCAACAGAGGGAAGTTGAGCAGTCATGTTATTCCGCTGGTCGATCAAGTGCTGGAGCGTAAACAAAAGCTACTGAGTGATGCGAAGCAATTTCTTGAACATCGCTACAATTGTAAAAAAATACGACTTCATGGCAGCCTACATTTACGCAGGATTTTTTATACGGGTAAAGATTTCCTTTTTGTAAATTTTGAAGGGCAGAAGTACCGCTCGTTTACTGCCCGCAGGCTAAAAGACAGTGGTCTACGAGATGTGGTTGATGTGCTGGACTCATTACAGGATACCGTACTGCGAGTATTGTATGATGCGTCGTTTATTCGATCTGAAGACAAAGAAAAATTGGAAATATGGGCTGAGGTATGGCGCAGACACGCAGGTGGAGTATTTTTGCGCAGCTATGCAGAAACAGTATCAGAAAGTAAGCTTTTGCCGGATGATGCTGAGGCACTGCGATGCATGGTTGATGTTTTTTGTATGCAGAAAAAGTTTAATGATTTGCGACAATTTGAATCTATGAATGTGGCAGAACTGGAAATAGCTTTGAGGGGCGTGCTTAATATGCATTGTCCGCAATCTGCAACAGAGTGCGATCACAAGAATAAATAA
- a CDS encoding molybdenum cofactor biosynthesis protein MoaE: MDITRTLAELKKDPGFAENVGMTLIHNGTVRGWSRKNRQEVQAIRVRHDYDKIESIRKELEQNEGIYRIITEAYEGDFKPGDDVMYLIVAGDIRENVKATLAELLDRIKSEAVTKEEIFA; this comes from the coding sequence ATGGACATTACCAGAACTCTGGCTGAACTAAAAAAAGACCCGGGTTTTGCCGAAAATGTCGGCATGACACTTATTCATAACGGCACTGTACGCGGCTGGTCTCGCAAAAACAGGCAAGAAGTCCAAGCTATCCGTGTTCGTCATGATTACGATAAAATTGAAAGCATCCGTAAAGAACTTGAACAAAATGAAGGTATTTACCGAATCATCACAGAGGCATATGAAGGTGATTTCAAACCCGGTGATGATGTAATGTACCTTATTGTTGCTGGCGACATTCGCGAGAATGTAAAAGCAACACTCGCTGAACTGCTTGATAGAATCAAATCAGAGGCAGTAACAAAAGAAGAAATTTTTGCCTAA